TCAGCCCTTTTAACGCTTATGGGACGTGTGTGAGAGGGTTGTGTCCGCTTGGGTGTTATGAGCCGTGTGTCTTACACCGGGCATCTGCGAAAGGTGCTAATGGTTATGAACTGTCCGCCTCACCTGTGTCCCGTGCGTGTGAGGAGAGTGTGCTGTCTTTAAGATGCCTCTTCTGTTCCGTTGGCGTTGTTTGAAGGGTGGCACTATTCGCGAAAACAAACAGTGTTTCTATTTGAGgtgttttttcgtttaatgTGGTTGATGCACGATGATTATTGATGCAGTACTCCAGTGCCATCACTGAGAAAACTCAACTGTGTGGTGTAGTGCGGGGAAagtgtttggaaaattttgtaaaaaagcAATATGAAAAGAGTTCTCCAAAGGAACGCTTTGAAATGCTAATTTTGTAACCCAAAAAACTCCATTAACCCACAGCCATTACAATCTTCCATTGTGAGCTGTTCTACGCTTGATGGCCGAAAGCAACGCGCAATGATTATGAGCCGCAGTGTAACACATAATGTTTTACTACTATTGGAGTGTGATTGTGATGAGTTTTCAAAGTACTCATTAAACCCTCAATAAAAATCAACTAAACCCGGTTTATGGTACCGAGCCTCGTAAAGTTAGCCCGACAACCTTGTCCGTTACCATAGTGATGCCGTCACGTTGAGGTAGTTCAGTTTAGAAGGTTTCTCCACATGATTGGATATGCAGTTAGTGGAAGCAGCACATGATTTGAaactaatttttaattttctatttattgTCCTAGTCAATCGGGGGAAGTTTTATGGGTCACTAATGATTTGCCTCCGTAACCAAATGGGATATGAACTCCTGAACTTTGAAAATCACTCACATCTTTTTACTGCCTGCGAGGGGGTACAAAGtgcgaataaaataataaagactTTCGGATATTCATGGCTTTTTGTCCATGAATATAAGCAGATAATTGTTCATTAAggggtttttaatttttaactgttatatttattgattgattgctGCTGATTAGTCTTGGGTCTCGAAGTAATTTCGTGACAACTAAAGCGagatttttaattttgctgACAAAGTTTTGAGTGCTGGTGGTAAGAGGCCATTTCTGAACAGTTTTCAAGTTAAAATAGGTTGTTTTGAGGATGATCTGGAGAGCCTTCTTAATTTCTGGAACACCAGAGACGAAAGAATTCTTCAGGAATTCAAAATCTCTTAAAGCTATAAAAATTGGAACTTGAAATTGAATCTGATTCTTTGTAAGGAATCAATGTCATTTTGAACAAGTTCTGGATTATCTGGATCTGAATCAACCTCAACACATTCCACTTGATCTCGAAAAGAACCAGTAGAAGTAGAAGTACCAGTACCAGAAGTATCAGTAGAAATCCAGTTCCAGATATAGATTGTAATGACCTGGTCAATATACCTAAGAGCCTGTATTGCagaattattaatttcaattctAATCCAAACCAAACATGTTTCAATCGACTAATCCACTCCAACCCacgttgtttttattgcaGGCTTGTGTTTACCGAGGTGCCGAAGCCGATCAGCGTCATCGCGAAGGTAGCGCCAACGACCAGTTTGCGCCGTTCGCTGTACAACAGCTCCGCACACTTCCAGCGGGAAAAATACGTGTTCGATgtggtgcttccgatgtttgcgCGTTTCCAGCAGGCGCGCGGTATGCGCACGGCCAAAAGCTTCACACACTACCCGAGCGTGATCGTGTCCGAGTGCTGCGAGGGCTTCGAGTACATACTGCAGCGCGATCTGACGGCGCAGGGCTATCGCAACTTCCCGCGCACGGAACCGCTCGCGTACGAGGACGTGCTGCTGGTACTGACCCATCTGGCCCAGTTCCATGCGATCTCGTTCGCGATGCAGCAGCAGGCACCGGACGCGTACGCGCAGATTGTGGGCCAGCTGCAGGAGACGATCTTTGTGCCGCCGCTGCACAGCTCGTTCGTGGACTTTCTGCAGCGCAAGGTGGATTATGCGATCGAGACGCTGCAGCGCAACCCGGAGACGGGCGATGGGGCGGTGGCCGAACGGTTGTGCCGGTTTCGGGACGAGTACGGGCAGGCGATGGTGGACTGCGTGCAGAACCGGGACGATACCGTCATCTGCCACGGGGACTGCTGGATCAGCAACATCCTTTACCGACCGATGGTAAGCGACCGTTGCGTCGGATGTGGAGCCGCCGGTAGAGCGCTGCTTCGCTTCGGTATTATATTCTTGCCTTCGAACTCTCCTCTCTCCCATACAGCCGACGCAGCGTAACGGTACCGACGATGGACACAACAACAATGGCTTCACCAACCACcagcatcaccaccatccGGCCGCCAAAGAGCTCAAGTTTCTCGACTGGCAGGTCGCACGTTGTGCCACGCCCGCCATCGATCTGTCCTACTTCATCTTCTGCTGCACGGACAGCGAGCTGCGCGAACGTTTGCCCGAGCTGCTGCGCAAGTACCACAGCGCGCTGATACGCCGCATCGACGAGCTGGGCACGGTAAATGGGCGCGAGCTGTTCCCGTTCGAGCGGCTCCAGATGCACATGAAGAAGTACGcccggttcggtttcggtaaGTCCCCGCACAGCGCCTCGTTAGCCAAAATCGCCAATGCTAATTAATCCCTTTATTTACAGGCATGGCACTGATGACGCTCCATTCAACCTGCTGCGTGGAAAAGGACCTGCCGAATGTGTCGGCCGCACTCGAAACAACCGAACTGGTCGACATCGATGAGCTCGCGAAGGACATGCTGTACAATCCGGCGTACATCAAGCGAATGTCGGGCGTTTGCCGGGATATGGTGCGGTTCGGGTACCTGTAGAGCGGTCTGGCCGAGGCTGGCCATATTGTGCCAAACAGTTGcgcaaagggaagaaaaatcacCAAACAATGTGGAAAGGACgcggtttttccttttttcgcaaCAGATGCGCTTCGAAGCCGGCGCACATTTGAACAGTGTCAGCTGTTCAACTGCCTCCCGCTGAATGGACATTCATTCGCGGGTCCCATCTAGGGATAGTTAAGGTAGTACTTAAGTGTAATCGTAACCCATTCACGTGTTTATCCTATGCAGTATTCCGAGGGCGCTTCGACGTGCGCCAGTGTTGCGAccagagcaaaacaaaccagaaAACATTAACCAAGCCGCAACAGTATTCGGCATCATGATAGGCGGCCCCACACGGAAAGGGGTGCTGCATTTTTCCGGTCCAGGTCAGGAACACCCCCCTTTTTCTGCCAGTAGACGTATGcggaacacacaaaaaagaagctAAGCTAAGTTACCAGTAGGCAAGGCGCGCAACTAAAACTAAACATTACGAATCgtaattgaaattatttcacaATCATCACATTTTAGTGATTGGCACAAAGATATTAGGCAGCGTTTAGCAGTAAGAAACCGCCAGCCGGTGCCGTTTCGTTTTAAtacgtatgtgtgtttgtgtgtatgtgcgtgtatgtgtgtgtgtgagtgcatgTATGTATGTGGTTACAGGTTTCCCGTTTGTTGTGTTGCCCCAAACTCGACTCCACCCAAAGCATGGGGTAGGAGGTACATGGGGGTGAGCGAGCGGGGAAGAGGGTGGaaggttgttttttatttttgttttattctaacGGATGTCACTTCCCACACGACAAAACTGCCCCCGTGGACAGTGGAGTGAAgtggacacaaacacaaaggACTTCAATGCTGCACACTCAACAATCCGCCACATTTCAAatcaaactgtcaaaaaaacaaaatgaccGCACATCAGCCGTGTTCAAAattccaaaaaacaaaaaaaaaaaacaaacgcattttGCACAAACATGTGACGTTCCTTCAAGTATAGCTTTACAATCTggggaaaaacttttctttttatagatatatttattcacaaagaaaaacaaacaagcaaaaaaggcACAACTCAGGTAGTTTGTAGTGGTAAATCGTTAAATTTGAATACTTAGGAACGCGGGGTACGCACGTTACGAATCGTCTCGCAATGAAAGTAGCTGCTTATGTAatagaaatattaataaaacccTATACACTACGTACAACAGCACCGTATTTGTTTGCCGGGTGCTAGAACGCCATTCTAATCCGGTTCTTTTGCTATCCGCGACGATGATAAGTTATGCATACGGATAGGACGATTATACCATCCGAAACTGTTTCTTTTTGAGGCTTTTTAACTAGAAAAGGCTGCCATATTTATTGAGGAATTATTAGACCTATTTTGTCACTGCAAAGTTCATCCAAAAATTGGCAGAGTCTCGCAACTGTGGACTCTTGATGTAGAATGAGAAATCAAGCgtttttgccattttatttacaatttgcaCAAGGTTTTCTGATGCTCAGAGCACATTTGTTAACACATGTAAGCAAAGTTATTgtaaaaattatcaaattaaaaataattttagtCCTTGCGTCAAGCGGCGAAAATCTGACGCAAACAACGGTTAAAGCTATGAAGCATTTTTAAGCTTGCTATAAAATTCATATTATGGCTCAACATGCTACAAAAAGTAGGTGCTTTTTTATGGCGacaatacaggcagtccccaagatacgctattatagcggaccgctataactcgggaaaaatccgcgtaactcgaatttccgcgtaagtcgaattgcaaattgcaccagacaatttcgtttatacctcaaagtcaaaGAGTCGAcctcc
The Anopheles moucheti chromosome 2, idAnoMoucSN_F20_07, whole genome shotgun sequence genome window above contains:
- the LOC128299701 gene encoding uncharacterized protein LOC128299701, with the translated sequence MSSTTPPVHVVEAIRAFVAKMGIREPRLTATSGSRNGDSYSGDVYRIVIAPGSRDIEDFENNNNSNTHSNRMHNGANGATKGPSVDANGNEDEDGDQLHDAGLVFTEVPKPISVIAKVAPTTSLRRSLYNSSAHFQREKYVFDVVLPMFARFQQARGMRTAKSFTHYPSVIVSECCEGFEYILQRDLTAQGYRNFPRTEPLAYEDVLLVLTHLAQFHAISFAMQQQAPDAYAQIVGQLQETIFVPPLHSSFVDFLQRKVDYAIETLQRNPETGDGAVAERLCRFRDEYGQAMVDCVQNRDDTVICHGDCWISNILYRPMPTQRNGTDDGHNNNGFTNHQHHHHPAAKELKFLDWQVARCATPAIDLSYFIFCCTDSELRERLPELLRKYHSALIRRIDELGTVNGRELFPFERLQMHMKKYARFGFGMALMTLHSTCCVEKDLPNVSAALETTELVDIDELAKDMLYNPAYIKRMSGVCRDMVRFGYL